In Melanotaenia boesemani isolate fMelBoe1 chromosome 16, fMelBoe1.pri, whole genome shotgun sequence, the following proteins share a genomic window:
- the si:ch211-223a10.1 gene encoding putative ZDHHC-type palmitoyltransferase 6 encodes MNPMPVCSVSGGDIFDCVQRGNLEQCIHFVQNDRTVLKHKGWGGFTPLHYAALHGNRALVDFFLSSGADPNMTCDAGQTAFHFACRQGNIYIIHKMMQYGADLHLIDFQRKTSLHHAVTGGNIVAVHYLWETGMFRFSDTDMYQVTPLHLAASTGNIEMVRYLLRDQRCAVDAVDQQGATALHVAAERGGVEVCWTLLQRTGCRMLHQKNYSGLTPLDLCKQGKTFRHQQLTKLLSRYINEPIHHKPRESHVLYCWTLFFPSLSGAAILLIATMLGGYGGLICALLFPWLARSIFTQYHRITTYQRLPNPVYLGTLIAGMFHSLLCYYGRMVPSVWPTSALAQVSLVHFSMLLALFCKILTQDPGVLDRADADPQFTCIADLVENNQSPHRFCPYCELFLPDYTKHCKLCEVCIKDYDHHCLFLNRCIGRANHRLFLVFILSMVVAHLLFVAMAISYLYSKMSAGSHSLSMWLTLLGEEFWVVVMIVMNALTLFWEVWLLTEQFDSVATGTTTYFRQCETSVQQRSLRQRWLIVLSFLLEGRRWVGSQQTKEIKAAIDI; translated from the exons ATGAATCCGATGCCCGTGTGCTCCGTTAGCGGTGGAGACATATTTGACTGTGTACAGAGAGGGAATCTTGAACAGTGTATACACTTCGTCCAGAATGATCGAACAGTCCTGAAGCACAAAG GCTGGGGAGGTTTCACCCCGCTCCATTATGCTGCCCTCCATGGTAACCGTGCCCTGGTAGACTTTTTCCTCAGCAGTGGAGCAGATCCTAACATGACATGTGATGCAGGGCAGACAGCTTTTCATTTTGCCTGCAG GCAAGGGAACATCTACATTATCCACAAAATGATGCAGTATGGAGCTGACCTGCATCTCATAGACTTCCAGAGAAAAACATCCCTGCATCATGCAGTTACTGGGGGCAACAT TGTTGCAGTGCATTATTTGTGGGAAACAGGAATGTTCCGGTTCTCAGACACAGATATGTACCAGGTGACACCCCTTCACCTGGCAGCATCCACAGGCAACATAGAGATGGTTCGATATTTGCTCAGAGACCAG AGGTGTGCTGTAGATGCAGTTGACCAGCAGGGAGCAACAGCGCTTCACGTTGCAGCAGAGAGGGGTGGAGTGGAGGTGTGCTGGACTCTGCTGCAGAGGACCGGGTGCAGGATGCTCCATCAGAAGAACTACAGCGGCCTCACACCTCTGGATCTCTGCAAACAAGGGAAGACATTCAG GCATCAGCAGCTGACCAAACTACTGAGTCGGTATATTAATGAGCCAATACACCACAAGCCCAGAGAGTCTCATG tgttgtaCTGCTGGACATTGTTTTTTCCATCTCTGAGTGGAGCTGCCATCCTGCTAATAGCAACCATGTTGGGAGGCTACGGGGGGCTCATCTGTGCTTTGCTCTTCCCTTGGCTGGCCAGAAGCATTTTTACACAGTACCACCGCATCACCACATAccaaag GTTACCCAACCCAGTATACCTGGGAACTCTCATTGCTGGCATGTTCCATTCCCTGCTCTGCTACTATGGCAGAATGGTGCCCA GTGTGTGGCCAACCAGTGCTTTGGCTCAGGTGTCATTGGTCCACTTCTCCATGCTCCTAGCTCTGTTCTGTAAGATTCTGACTCAGGACCCCGGGGTACTAGACAGAGCAGATGCAGATCCTCAGTTCACCTGTATTGCTGACCTGGTAGAGAACAACCAGAGTCCTCACCGGTTCTGTCCGTATTGTGAG CTGTTTCTGCCTGACTACACAAAACACTGCAAGCTGTGTGAAGTCTGCATCAAAGACTATGACCATCACTGCCTTTTCCTCAATCGCTGCATAGGCCGGGCTAATCACCGCCTGTTCCTCGTCTTCATCCTCTCCATGGTGGTAGCCCACCTTCtttttgttgccatggcaataaGCTACCTGTACAGCAAGATGTCTGCAGGCAGTCACAGCTTATCAATGTGGCTCACGTTGTTGGGAGAAGAGTTCTGGGTTGTGGTCATGATTGTTATGAATGCACTGACACTCTTCTGGGAGGTATGGCTTCTGACTGAGCAGTTTGACTCTGTTGCCACGGGAACAACTACTTACTTCAGACAGTGTGAGACCTCAGTACAACAGAGGTCACTCAGGCAACGCTGGCTTATAGTGCTGTCATTTCTGCTGGAAGGGAGGAGATGGGTAGGAAGCCAACAAACTAAAGAGATCAAAGCTGCCATAGATATTTAA
- the arhgap22 gene encoding rho GTPase-activating protein 22 isoform X1 has product MKWPQWRRICYTDRFGTMKPSKTLQIYNKPKELAARSKSMVLGELSRLSRPCSPLDQEKALKAGWLKRQRSIMKNWQLRWFVLRTEALYFYKDQDESKAQGCIPLQGSQVNEVPANQDEPGRHLFEIVPGGSGEKDRTGISHESLLLMANSQSDMEEWVRAIRRAIWAPLGGGVFGQHLEETMSYEAQCNPQRTVPVLVEQCACFIREHGLKEEGLFRAPGQTNHVRELQDAFDRGEKPVFDSSTDVHTVASLLKLYIRELPEPIVPFSKYTQFLSCAQLLTKDKEMAITELSKQVKSLPQVNYNLLKYICKFLDEVQWHSSDNKMSVQNLATVFGPNILRPRVEDPVTMMEGSSQVQHLMTVLISEHSRLYPHKEPRSKSPHRPELQRCKVEWVSQEDTDPMPSSGVTSKTTQEIPQSSMRPTDSKQTTSSPFSPEKVEESQMDRKDKSQTDERVDEKADSKTEGGSEVAVSPSKQSKALPSWRCSFKGSAASVGQRGKIGGSAGDVSAAGGSNWLMNGLSSLRAHKRTTSSGEKVKDSTLSLKDSTLSLKETTLSLRDSQRDSDEDTSQTSLSNKVLHQSHRLSAYDNVAPFSLSLPADNSSIWTSFEIPLSEPEGNDKEMKLEQSQEGPKDVRGSINTLDHSASGNEEDVTEANEDFTRMLTQLKQELKQQRMSYETCIRRLEESCSKYQSQVNRLEEELDQERKKFHMLEIRLRNSERAHQDAENRNVLLQQEMEEFFKTLGDLTTGTTRAH; this is encoded by the exons ATG AAATGGCCCCAGTGGAGAAGAATATGTTACACAGACAGGTTCGGTACCATGAAGCCATCTAAGACACTTCAAATCTATAACAAACCAAAGGAACTTGCAG CACGGTCAAAGAGCATGGTGTTGGGAGAGTTGTCTCGGCTCTCCAGGCCCTGCTCTCCTCTTGATCAGGAGAAAGCACTGAAGGCGGGCTGGTTGAAGAGGCAGCGGAGTATCATGAAAAACTGGCAACTACGTTGGTTCGTCCTGAGGACCGAAGCGCTGTACTTCTACAAGGACCAAGATGAAAGCAAGGCACAG gGTTGCATTCCACTTCAGGGTAGCCAGGTCAATGAGGTGCCTGCCAATCAGGATGAGCCTGGTCGCCATCTTTTTGAAATTGTTCCAG GGGGGTCTGGAGAAAAGGATCGAACTGGCATAAGCCACGAATCATTACTGCTGATGGCCAACTCACAGAGTGACATGGAAGAATGGGTCAGAGCCATCCGTAGAGCTATATGGGCTCCACTTGGAGGAG gtgtTTTTGGACAACATCTTGAGGAAACAATGTCATATGAGGCCCAGTGTAACCCACAGAGAACAGTGCCTGTGTTGGTTGAACAGTGTGCATGCTTTATACGGGAACATGGACTCAAGGAAGAGGGCCTTTTCAGGGCCCCTGGACAGACCAATCATGTTCGAGAGCTGCAGGATGCCTTTGACCGTGGTGAAAAGCCAGTGTTTGACAG TTCCACTGATGTCCACACAGTGGCATCACTGCTAAAGTTGTATATAAGAGAGCTCCCAGAGCCTATAGTCCCTTTCTCCAAATATACACAGTTTCTCTCTTGTGCTCAGCTTCTCACCAAGGATAAAGAAATG GCAATCACAGAACTAAGTAAACAGGTGAAATCCCTTCCTCAGGTCAATTACAACCTCCTTAAATACATCTGCAA ATTTCTTGATGAGGTTCAGTGGCACTCCAGTGACAATAAGATGAGTGTTCAGAACCTGGCCACTGTGTTTGGACCTAACATCCTTCGGCCCAGAGTGGAGGATCCTGTTACCATGATGGAGG GAAGTTCACAGGTGCAGCATCTTATGACTGTGCTGATCAGTGAACACTCCAGACTTTACCCACACAAGGAGCCCAGATCTAAAAGCCCACACAGGCCGGAGCTCCAACGCTGCAAAGTAGAATGGGTTTCACAAGAAGATACTGACCCTATGCCTTCCTCAGGTGTAACCTCCAAAACCACTCAAGAAATTCCCCAATCCTCCATGCGTCCTACAGACAGTAAGCAGACTACATCAAGTCCTTTTTCACCTGAAAAGGTTGAGGAAAGTCAGATGGATAGGAAAGATAAAAGTCAGACAGATGAAAGAGTTGATGAAAAAGCAGACAGTAAAACTGAAGGAGGAAGTGAAGTAGCTGTTAGCCCCAGTAAACAGTCTAAAGCCCTGCCCTCTTGGAGGTGCTCCTTCAAGGGCAGTGCAGCCTCTGTAGGGCAGAGGGGGAAAATAGGAGGCTCAGCTGGGGATGTGTCAGCAGCTGGTGGGAGCAACTGGCTGATGAATGGGCTATCATCTCTCCGAGCTCACAAGCGCACCACGTCATCTGGTGAAAAAGTGAAAGACTCTACTTTGTCTCTAAAGGATTCAACCCTCTCTCTTAAAGAAACCACTCTTTCACTTAGGGACTCACAGAGAGACTCTGATGAGGACACTTCTCAAACATCGCTGTCTAACAAAGTCCTCCACCAATCCCACAGACTGTCTGCCTATGACAATGTTGCCCCTTTTAGCTTAAGCTTGCCTGCTGATAACTCGTCCATCTGGACGTCTTTTGAAATCCCTTTATCAGAGCCTGAGGGAAATGATAAGGAAATGAAATTAGAACAGAGTCAAGAGGGACCCAAAGATGTGAGGGGCAGTATAAATACTCTGGACCACAGTGCAAGTGGTAATGAGGAGGATGTTACAGAAGCAAATGAAGATTTTACAAGGATGTTGACACAACTAAAGCAGGAGCTGAAACAACAGCGAATGAGCTATGAAACCTGCATTCGCAG GTTGGAGGAGTCCTGTTCTAAATACCAGTCCCAGGTAAACCGCCTTGAAGAGGAACTAGACCAGGAGAGGAAGAAGTTCCACATGCTGGAGATCCGACTCAGGAACTCAGAGCGGGCACATCAGGATGCAGAAAATCGAAATGTCCTACTACAGCAAGAGATGGAGGAATTCTTCAAGACACTTGGAGATCTGACAACAGGAACAACACGGGCCCACTAG
- the arhgap22 gene encoding rho GTPase-activating protein 22 isoform X2, with product MKPSKTLQIYNKPKELAARSKSMVLGELSRLSRPCSPLDQEKALKAGWLKRQRSIMKNWQLRWFVLRTEALYFYKDQDESKAQGCIPLQGSQVNEVPANQDEPGRHLFEIVPGGSGEKDRTGISHESLLLMANSQSDMEEWVRAIRRAIWAPLGGGVFGQHLEETMSYEAQCNPQRTVPVLVEQCACFIREHGLKEEGLFRAPGQTNHVRELQDAFDRGEKPVFDSSTDVHTVASLLKLYIRELPEPIVPFSKYTQFLSCAQLLTKDKEMAITELSKQVKSLPQVNYNLLKYICKFLDEVQWHSSDNKMSVQNLATVFGPNILRPRVEDPVTMMEGSSQVQHLMTVLISEHSRLYPHKEPRSKSPHRPELQRCKVEWVSQEDTDPMPSSGVTSKTTQEIPQSSMRPTDSKQTTSSPFSPEKVEESQMDRKDKSQTDERVDEKADSKTEGGSEVAVSPSKQSKALPSWRCSFKGSAASVGQRGKIGGSAGDVSAAGGSNWLMNGLSSLRAHKRTTSSGEKVKDSTLSLKDSTLSLKETTLSLRDSQRDSDEDTSQTSLSNKVLHQSHRLSAYDNVAPFSLSLPADNSSIWTSFEIPLSEPEGNDKEMKLEQSQEGPKDVRGSINTLDHSASGNEEDVTEANEDFTRMLTQLKQELKQQRMSYETCIRRLEESCSKYQSQVNRLEEELDQERKKFHMLEIRLRNSERAHQDAENRNVLLQQEMEEFFKTLGDLTTGTTRAH from the exons ATGAAGCCATCTAAGACACTTCAAATCTATAACAAACCAAAGGAACTTGCAG CACGGTCAAAGAGCATGGTGTTGGGAGAGTTGTCTCGGCTCTCCAGGCCCTGCTCTCCTCTTGATCAGGAGAAAGCACTGAAGGCGGGCTGGTTGAAGAGGCAGCGGAGTATCATGAAAAACTGGCAACTACGTTGGTTCGTCCTGAGGACCGAAGCGCTGTACTTCTACAAGGACCAAGATGAAAGCAAGGCACAG gGTTGCATTCCACTTCAGGGTAGCCAGGTCAATGAGGTGCCTGCCAATCAGGATGAGCCTGGTCGCCATCTTTTTGAAATTGTTCCAG GGGGGTCTGGAGAAAAGGATCGAACTGGCATAAGCCACGAATCATTACTGCTGATGGCCAACTCACAGAGTGACATGGAAGAATGGGTCAGAGCCATCCGTAGAGCTATATGGGCTCCACTTGGAGGAG gtgtTTTTGGACAACATCTTGAGGAAACAATGTCATATGAGGCCCAGTGTAACCCACAGAGAACAGTGCCTGTGTTGGTTGAACAGTGTGCATGCTTTATACGGGAACATGGACTCAAGGAAGAGGGCCTTTTCAGGGCCCCTGGACAGACCAATCATGTTCGAGAGCTGCAGGATGCCTTTGACCGTGGTGAAAAGCCAGTGTTTGACAG TTCCACTGATGTCCACACAGTGGCATCACTGCTAAAGTTGTATATAAGAGAGCTCCCAGAGCCTATAGTCCCTTTCTCCAAATATACACAGTTTCTCTCTTGTGCTCAGCTTCTCACCAAGGATAAAGAAATG GCAATCACAGAACTAAGTAAACAGGTGAAATCCCTTCCTCAGGTCAATTACAACCTCCTTAAATACATCTGCAA ATTTCTTGATGAGGTTCAGTGGCACTCCAGTGACAATAAGATGAGTGTTCAGAACCTGGCCACTGTGTTTGGACCTAACATCCTTCGGCCCAGAGTGGAGGATCCTGTTACCATGATGGAGG GAAGTTCACAGGTGCAGCATCTTATGACTGTGCTGATCAGTGAACACTCCAGACTTTACCCACACAAGGAGCCCAGATCTAAAAGCCCACACAGGCCGGAGCTCCAACGCTGCAAAGTAGAATGGGTTTCACAAGAAGATACTGACCCTATGCCTTCCTCAGGTGTAACCTCCAAAACCACTCAAGAAATTCCCCAATCCTCCATGCGTCCTACAGACAGTAAGCAGACTACATCAAGTCCTTTTTCACCTGAAAAGGTTGAGGAAAGTCAGATGGATAGGAAAGATAAAAGTCAGACAGATGAAAGAGTTGATGAAAAAGCAGACAGTAAAACTGAAGGAGGAAGTGAAGTAGCTGTTAGCCCCAGTAAACAGTCTAAAGCCCTGCCCTCTTGGAGGTGCTCCTTCAAGGGCAGTGCAGCCTCTGTAGGGCAGAGGGGGAAAATAGGAGGCTCAGCTGGGGATGTGTCAGCAGCTGGTGGGAGCAACTGGCTGATGAATGGGCTATCATCTCTCCGAGCTCACAAGCGCACCACGTCATCTGGTGAAAAAGTGAAAGACTCTACTTTGTCTCTAAAGGATTCAACCCTCTCTCTTAAAGAAACCACTCTTTCACTTAGGGACTCACAGAGAGACTCTGATGAGGACACTTCTCAAACATCGCTGTCTAACAAAGTCCTCCACCAATCCCACAGACTGTCTGCCTATGACAATGTTGCCCCTTTTAGCTTAAGCTTGCCTGCTGATAACTCGTCCATCTGGACGTCTTTTGAAATCCCTTTATCAGAGCCTGAGGGAAATGATAAGGAAATGAAATTAGAACAGAGTCAAGAGGGACCCAAAGATGTGAGGGGCAGTATAAATACTCTGGACCACAGTGCAAGTGGTAATGAGGAGGATGTTACAGAAGCAAATGAAGATTTTACAAGGATGTTGACACAACTAAAGCAGGAGCTGAAACAACAGCGAATGAGCTATGAAACCTGCATTCGCAG GTTGGAGGAGTCCTGTTCTAAATACCAGTCCCAGGTAAACCGCCTTGAAGAGGAACTAGACCAGGAGAGGAAGAAGTTCCACATGCTGGAGATCCGACTCAGGAACTCAGAGCGGGCACATCAGGATGCAGAAAATCGAAATGTCCTACTACAGCAAGAGATGGAGGAATTCTTCAAGACACTTGGAGATCTGACAACAGGAACAACACGGGCCCACTAG
- the arhgap22 gene encoding rho GTPase-activating protein 22 isoform X3, whose translation MLSPKIKQARRARSKSMVLGELSRLSRPCSPLDQEKALKAGWLKRQRSIMKNWQLRWFVLRTEALYFYKDQDESKAQGCIPLQGSQVNEVPANQDEPGRHLFEIVPGGSGEKDRTGISHESLLLMANSQSDMEEWVRAIRRAIWAPLGGGVFGQHLEETMSYEAQCNPQRTVPVLVEQCACFIREHGLKEEGLFRAPGQTNHVRELQDAFDRGEKPVFDSSTDVHTVASLLKLYIRELPEPIVPFSKYTQFLSCAQLLTKDKEMAITELSKQVKSLPQVNYNLLKYICKFLDEVQWHSSDNKMSVQNLATVFGPNILRPRVEDPVTMMEGSSQVQHLMTVLISEHSRLYPHKEPRSKSPHRPELQRCKVEWVSQEDTDPMPSSGVTSKTTQEIPQSSMRPTDSKQTTSSPFSPEKVEESQMDRKDKSQTDERVDEKADSKTEGGSEVAVSPSKQSKALPSWRCSFKGSAASVGQRGKIGGSAGDVSAAGGSNWLMNGLSSLRAHKRTTSSGEKVKDSTLSLKDSTLSLKETTLSLRDSQRDSDEDTSQTSLSNKVLHQSHRLSAYDNVAPFSLSLPADNSSIWTSFEIPLSEPEGNDKEMKLEQSQEGPKDVRGSINTLDHSASGNEEDVTEANEDFTRMLTQLKQELKQQRMSYETCIRRLEESCSKYQSQVNRLEEELDQERKKFHMLEIRLRNSERAHQDAENRNVLLQQEMEEFFKTLGDLTTGTTRAH comes from the exons ATGCTGAGCCCCAAGATAAAACAGGCACGCCGGG CACGGTCAAAGAGCATGGTGTTGGGAGAGTTGTCTCGGCTCTCCAGGCCCTGCTCTCCTCTTGATCAGGAGAAAGCACTGAAGGCGGGCTGGTTGAAGAGGCAGCGGAGTATCATGAAAAACTGGCAACTACGTTGGTTCGTCCTGAGGACCGAAGCGCTGTACTTCTACAAGGACCAAGATGAAAGCAAGGCACAG gGTTGCATTCCACTTCAGGGTAGCCAGGTCAATGAGGTGCCTGCCAATCAGGATGAGCCTGGTCGCCATCTTTTTGAAATTGTTCCAG GGGGGTCTGGAGAAAAGGATCGAACTGGCATAAGCCACGAATCATTACTGCTGATGGCCAACTCACAGAGTGACATGGAAGAATGGGTCAGAGCCATCCGTAGAGCTATATGGGCTCCACTTGGAGGAG gtgtTTTTGGACAACATCTTGAGGAAACAATGTCATATGAGGCCCAGTGTAACCCACAGAGAACAGTGCCTGTGTTGGTTGAACAGTGTGCATGCTTTATACGGGAACATGGACTCAAGGAAGAGGGCCTTTTCAGGGCCCCTGGACAGACCAATCATGTTCGAGAGCTGCAGGATGCCTTTGACCGTGGTGAAAAGCCAGTGTTTGACAG TTCCACTGATGTCCACACAGTGGCATCACTGCTAAAGTTGTATATAAGAGAGCTCCCAGAGCCTATAGTCCCTTTCTCCAAATATACACAGTTTCTCTCTTGTGCTCAGCTTCTCACCAAGGATAAAGAAATG GCAATCACAGAACTAAGTAAACAGGTGAAATCCCTTCCTCAGGTCAATTACAACCTCCTTAAATACATCTGCAA ATTTCTTGATGAGGTTCAGTGGCACTCCAGTGACAATAAGATGAGTGTTCAGAACCTGGCCACTGTGTTTGGACCTAACATCCTTCGGCCCAGAGTGGAGGATCCTGTTACCATGATGGAGG GAAGTTCACAGGTGCAGCATCTTATGACTGTGCTGATCAGTGAACACTCCAGACTTTACCCACACAAGGAGCCCAGATCTAAAAGCCCACACAGGCCGGAGCTCCAACGCTGCAAAGTAGAATGGGTTTCACAAGAAGATACTGACCCTATGCCTTCCTCAGGTGTAACCTCCAAAACCACTCAAGAAATTCCCCAATCCTCCATGCGTCCTACAGACAGTAAGCAGACTACATCAAGTCCTTTTTCACCTGAAAAGGTTGAGGAAAGTCAGATGGATAGGAAAGATAAAAGTCAGACAGATGAAAGAGTTGATGAAAAAGCAGACAGTAAAACTGAAGGAGGAAGTGAAGTAGCTGTTAGCCCCAGTAAACAGTCTAAAGCCCTGCCCTCTTGGAGGTGCTCCTTCAAGGGCAGTGCAGCCTCTGTAGGGCAGAGGGGGAAAATAGGAGGCTCAGCTGGGGATGTGTCAGCAGCTGGTGGGAGCAACTGGCTGATGAATGGGCTATCATCTCTCCGAGCTCACAAGCGCACCACGTCATCTGGTGAAAAAGTGAAAGACTCTACTTTGTCTCTAAAGGATTCAACCCTCTCTCTTAAAGAAACCACTCTTTCACTTAGGGACTCACAGAGAGACTCTGATGAGGACACTTCTCAAACATCGCTGTCTAACAAAGTCCTCCACCAATCCCACAGACTGTCTGCCTATGACAATGTTGCCCCTTTTAGCTTAAGCTTGCCTGCTGATAACTCGTCCATCTGGACGTCTTTTGAAATCCCTTTATCAGAGCCTGAGGGAAATGATAAGGAAATGAAATTAGAACAGAGTCAAGAGGGACCCAAAGATGTGAGGGGCAGTATAAATACTCTGGACCACAGTGCAAGTGGTAATGAGGAGGATGTTACAGAAGCAAATGAAGATTTTACAAGGATGTTGACACAACTAAAGCAGGAGCTGAAACAACAGCGAATGAGCTATGAAACCTGCATTCGCAG GTTGGAGGAGTCCTGTTCTAAATACCAGTCCCAGGTAAACCGCCTTGAAGAGGAACTAGACCAGGAGAGGAAGAAGTTCCACATGCTGGAGATCCGACTCAGGAACTCAGAGCGGGCACATCAGGATGCAGAAAATCGAAATGTCCTACTACAGCAAGAGATGGAGGAATTCTTCAAGACACTTGGAGATCTGACAACAGGAACAACACGGGCCCACTAG
- the arhgap22 gene encoding rho GTPase-activating protein 22 isoform X4, which produces MANSQSDMEEWVRAIRRAIWAPLGGGVFGQHLEETMSYEAQCNPQRTVPVLVEQCACFIREHGLKEEGLFRAPGQTNHVRELQDAFDRGEKPVFDSSTDVHTVASLLKLYIRELPEPIVPFSKYTQFLSCAQLLTKDKEMAITELSKQVKSLPQVNYNLLKYICKFLDEVQWHSSDNKMSVQNLATVFGPNILRPRVEDPVTMMEGSSQVQHLMTVLISEHSRLYPHKEPRSKSPHRPELQRCKVEWVSQEDTDPMPSSGVTSKTTQEIPQSSMRPTDSKQTTSSPFSPEKVEESQMDRKDKSQTDERVDEKADSKTEGGSEVAVSPSKQSKALPSWRCSFKGSAASVGQRGKIGGSAGDVSAAGGSNWLMNGLSSLRAHKRTTSSGEKVKDSTLSLKDSTLSLKETTLSLRDSQRDSDEDTSQTSLSNKVLHQSHRLSAYDNVAPFSLSLPADNSSIWTSFEIPLSEPEGNDKEMKLEQSQEGPKDVRGSINTLDHSASGNEEDVTEANEDFTRMLTQLKQELKQQRMSYETCIRRLEESCSKYQSQVNRLEEELDQERKKFHMLEIRLRNSERAHQDAENRNVLLQQEMEEFFKTLGDLTTGTTRAH; this is translated from the exons ATGGCCAACTCACAGAGTGACATGGAAGAATGGGTCAGAGCCATCCGTAGAGCTATATGGGCTCCACTTGGAGGAG gtgtTTTTGGACAACATCTTGAGGAAACAATGTCATATGAGGCCCAGTGTAACCCACAGAGAACAGTGCCTGTGTTGGTTGAACAGTGTGCATGCTTTATACGGGAACATGGACTCAAGGAAGAGGGCCTTTTCAGGGCCCCTGGACAGACCAATCATGTTCGAGAGCTGCAGGATGCCTTTGACCGTGGTGAAAAGCCAGTGTTTGACAG TTCCACTGATGTCCACACAGTGGCATCACTGCTAAAGTTGTATATAAGAGAGCTCCCAGAGCCTATAGTCCCTTTCTCCAAATATACACAGTTTCTCTCTTGTGCTCAGCTTCTCACCAAGGATAAAGAAATG GCAATCACAGAACTAAGTAAACAGGTGAAATCCCTTCCTCAGGTCAATTACAACCTCCTTAAATACATCTGCAA ATTTCTTGATGAGGTTCAGTGGCACTCCAGTGACAATAAGATGAGTGTTCAGAACCTGGCCACTGTGTTTGGACCTAACATCCTTCGGCCCAGAGTGGAGGATCCTGTTACCATGATGGAGG GAAGTTCACAGGTGCAGCATCTTATGACTGTGCTGATCAGTGAACACTCCAGACTTTACCCACACAAGGAGCCCAGATCTAAAAGCCCACACAGGCCGGAGCTCCAACGCTGCAAAGTAGAATGGGTTTCACAAGAAGATACTGACCCTATGCCTTCCTCAGGTGTAACCTCCAAAACCACTCAAGAAATTCCCCAATCCTCCATGCGTCCTACAGACAGTAAGCAGACTACATCAAGTCCTTTTTCACCTGAAAAGGTTGAGGAAAGTCAGATGGATAGGAAAGATAAAAGTCAGACAGATGAAAGAGTTGATGAAAAAGCAGACAGTAAAACTGAAGGAGGAAGTGAAGTAGCTGTTAGCCCCAGTAAACAGTCTAAAGCCCTGCCCTCTTGGAGGTGCTCCTTCAAGGGCAGTGCAGCCTCTGTAGGGCAGAGGGGGAAAATAGGAGGCTCAGCTGGGGATGTGTCAGCAGCTGGTGGGAGCAACTGGCTGATGAATGGGCTATCATCTCTCCGAGCTCACAAGCGCACCACGTCATCTGGTGAAAAAGTGAAAGACTCTACTTTGTCTCTAAAGGATTCAACCCTCTCTCTTAAAGAAACCACTCTTTCACTTAGGGACTCACAGAGAGACTCTGATGAGGACACTTCTCAAACATCGCTGTCTAACAAAGTCCTCCACCAATCCCACAGACTGTCTGCCTATGACAATGTTGCCCCTTTTAGCTTAAGCTTGCCTGCTGATAACTCGTCCATCTGGACGTCTTTTGAAATCCCTTTATCAGAGCCTGAGGGAAATGATAAGGAAATGAAATTAGAACAGAGTCAAGAGGGACCCAAAGATGTGAGGGGCAGTATAAATACTCTGGACCACAGTGCAAGTGGTAATGAGGAGGATGTTACAGAAGCAAATGAAGATTTTACAAGGATGTTGACACAACTAAAGCAGGAGCTGAAACAACAGCGAATGAGCTATGAAACCTGCATTCGCAG GTTGGAGGAGTCCTGTTCTAAATACCAGTCCCAGGTAAACCGCCTTGAAGAGGAACTAGACCAGGAGAGGAAGAAGTTCCACATGCTGGAGATCCGACTCAGGAACTCAGAGCGGGCACATCAGGATGCAGAAAATCGAAATGTCCTACTACAGCAAGAGATGGAGGAATTCTTCAAGACACTTGGAGATCTGACAACAGGAACAACACGGGCCCACTAG